In one Oryza glaberrima chromosome 2, OglaRS2, whole genome shotgun sequence genomic region, the following are encoded:
- the LOC127761714 gene encoding probable LRR receptor-like serine/threonine-protein kinase At3g47570, translating into MIRLFAPCPKFIPLLAVFIISCSLPLAISDDTDTDREALLCFKSQISDPNGSLSSWSNTSQNFCNWQGVSCNNTQTQLRVMALNVSSKGLSGSIPPCIANLSSIASLDLSRNAFLGKIPSELGRLRKISYLNLSINSLEGDIPPLLGSSPSFVYVNLGGNQLTGGIPEFLANSSSLQVLRLTQNSLTGEIPPALFNSSTLTTIYLDRNNLVGSIPPVTAIAAPIQYLTLEQNELTGGIPASLGNLSSLVHVSLKANNLVGSIPESLSKIPTLERLVLTYNNLSGHVPQAIFNISSLKYLSMANNSLIGQLPPDIGNRLPNLEALILSTTQLNGPIPASLRNMSKLEMVYLAAAGLTGIVPSFGSLPNLQDLDLGYNQLEAGDWSFLSSLANCTQLKKLALDANFLQGTLPSSVGNLPSQLNWLWLRQNRLSGTIPSEIGNLKSLSVLYLDENMFSGSIPPTIGNLSNLLVLSLAQNNLSGLIPDSIGNLAQLTEFHLDGNNFNGSIPSNLGQWRQLEKLDLSHNSFGGSLPSEVFNISSLSQSLDLSHNLFTGPIPLEIGNLINLGSISISNNRLTGEIPSTLGNCVLLEYLHMEGNLLTGSIPQSFMNLKSIKELDLSRNSLSGKVPEFLTLLSSLQKLNLSFNDFEGPIPSNGVFGNASRAILDGNYRLCANDPGYSLPLCRESGSQSKHKSTILKIVIPIAVSVVILLLCLMAVLIKRRKQKPSLQQSSVNMRKISYEDIANATDGFSPTNLVGLGSFGAVYKGMLPFETNPVAIKVFDLNKYGASTSFNEECEALRYIRHRNLVKIITLCSTIDPNGYDFKALVFQYMPNGSLEIWLHPEDHGHGKKRFLTLGERISLALDIAYALDYLHNQCVSPLIHCDIKPSNVLLDLEMTAYVSDFGLARFMGANSTAAPGNSTSLADLKGSIGYIAPEYGMGGQISTKGDVYSYGVLLLEILTGKRPTDEKFNDGLSLHDRVDAAFPHRVTEILDPNMLHNDLDGGNSELMQSCVLPLVKVALMCSMASPKDRLGMAQISTELQSIKQAFLELSSGGKVV; encoded by the exons ATGATCCGCTTGTTTGCTCCATGCCCAAAATTCATTCCACTCTTGGCTGTTTTCATCATCTCATGCTCTCTGCCATTAGCAATCAGCGATGACACTGATACTGATAGAGAAGCCCTGCTCTGCTTCAAGTCTCAAATCTCTGATCCAAACGGATCCTTAAGCTCATGGAGCAACACTTCCCAGAACTTCTGCAACTGGCAGGGTGTTTCATGCAACAACACCCAGACCCAACTCCGAGTCATGGCGCTCAACGTCAGCTCCAAAGGCCTCAGTGGTTCAATACCACCTTGCATTGCCAATCTGAGCTCCATCGCAAGCCTTGACTTATCAAGAAACGCGTTCCTTGGAAAAATTCCAAGTGAGCTCGGACGCTTGAGAAAAATCAGCTACCTGAACTTGAGCATCAACTCTCTTGAAG GTGACATACCACCATTGTTGGGCAGTAGCCCATCTTTTGTATATGTTAATCTTGGGGGCAATCAGCTCACAGGAGGAATCCCAGAGTTCTTGGCAAATAGCTCATCCCTTCAAGTGCTTAGGCTCACACAAAATAGTCTTACAGGGGAGATCCCTCCAGCCCTCTTCAACAGCTCCACATTGACAACCATTTACCTGGACCGTAACAACTTAGTTGGTTCCATACCACCTGTTACAGCAATTGCTGCACCTATTCAATACCTTACTTTAGAGCAGAATGAACTCACAGGAGGGATACCAGCCTCACTGGGCAACCTTTCTTCCTTGGTTCATGTTTCTTTAAAAGCAAATAACTTGGTGGGGAGCATCCCTGAGAGCCTAAGTAAGATCCCAACCCTAGAGAGGCTAGTTCTCACATACAACAATTTGTCTGGTCATGTGCCACAGGCTATTTTCAACATATCATCTTTGAAATATCTTAGCATGGCCAATAACTCACTCATCGGCCAACTACCACCAGATATAGGCAACAGACTTCCAAACCTTGAAGCATTAATCCTATCAACAACACAGTTAAATGGGCCGATCCCAGCTTCTCTTCGCAATATGTCCAAGCTAGAAATGGTTTatcttgctgctgctggtcTCACTGGTATAGTGCCATCTTTTGGATCCTTGCCAAACTTGCAGGACCTTGATCTTGGATACAACCAGCTTGAAGCAGGGGACTGGAGCTTCCTCTCATCCCTTGCAAACTGCACTCAACTGAAAAAGTTGGCCTTGGATGCAAATTTTCTCCAAGGAACCTTGCCTAGCTCAGTCGGTAATCTTCCCTCACAGCTCAACTGGTTGTGGCTCAGGCAAAACAGACTTTCTGGGACAATTCCATCAGAGATTGGTAATCTTAAGAGTCTCAGTGTTCTGTATTTGGATGAGAATATGTTTAGTGGGAGCATCCCACCTACCATTGGAAATCTTAGCAACTTACTGGTTCTAAGCTTGGCACAAAATAACCTCTCAGGCCTTATTCCTGATTCTATTGGCAACCTTGCCCAACTAACCGAGTTTCATCTAGATGGGAACAACTTCAATGGGAGCATACCTTCAAACTTAGGGCAGTGGAGACAATTAGAGAAGCTTGATTTGTCCCACAATTCATTCGGTGGAAGCCTGCCAAGTGAGGTCTTCAACATTTCTTCCCTGTCACAAAGTTTGGACTTGTCCCACAATTTGTTTACTGGGCCCATACCACTAGAAATTGGCAACCTCATAAATCTTGGAAGCATCAGTATTTCAAACAATCGCTTGACCGGGGAAATACCGTCCACTCTAGGGAATTGTGTGCTTTTGGAATACCTTCACATGGAAGGGAACCTTCTTACTGGAAGCATTCCACAATCTTTCATGAACTTAAAAAGCATCAAGGAGCTTGATCTCTCTCGTAACAGCTTGTCAGGAAAAGTTCCAGAGTTCCTCACTCTCTTAAGTTCTTTGCAGAAACTCAACCTTTCATTCAATGACTTTGAAGGGCCAATACCATCAAATGGTGTCTTTGGTAATGCTAGCAGGGCTATCTTGGACGGAAACTACAGATTGTGTGCGAATGATCCAGGGTATAGCCTGCCCCTTTGCCGTGAATCAGGATCACAAAGTAAACACAAGTCTACTATTTTGAAAATAGTAATTCCAATCGCAGTGTCTGTTGTAATTTTATTGTTATGTTTAATGGCTGTTCTCAtcaagagaagaaaacaaaaaccatCTTTGCAGCAATCCAGTGTGAACATGAGAAAGATATCATATGAAGATATTGCCAATGCAACAGATGGGTTCTCTCCCACAAATTTGGTTGGTTTGGGATCCTTTGGGGCTGTTTACAAGGGCATGTTGCCGTTTGAGACCAATCCAGTTGCTATTAAGGTTTTCGATCTTAACAAGTACGGAGCATCCACAAGCTTCAATGAGGAGTGCGAGGCATTAAGATATATTCGCCATCGAAATCTTGTCAAAATCATTACTTTATGCTCTACGATTGATCCAAATGGCTATGATTTTAAAGCACTTGTCTTTCAGTATATGCCAAATGGAAGTCTGGAAATATGGCTACATCCAGAGGACCATGGACATGGTAAAAAGAGATTCCTAACTTTGGGTGAAAGGATTAGCTTAGCCTTGGACATTGCATACGCTTTAGATTATCTTCACAACCAGTGTGTATCCCCACTAATACATTGTGACATCAAACCAAGCAATGTTCTTTTGGATCTTGAAATGACTGCATATGTCAGTGACTTTGGGTTGGCAAGATTTATGGGTGCTAATTCAACAGCAGCGCCTGGTAACTCTACAAGTTTGGCTGACTTAAAAGGATCCATTGGATATATTGCACCAG AGTACGGAATGGGTGGGCAAATATCAACGAAGGGTGATGTCTACAGCTATGGAGTGTTGTTGTTAGAGATATTAACTGGAAAGCGTCCAACTGATGAAAAATTCAATGATGGTTTGAGCCTCCACGATCGTGTGGATGCTGCATTTCCCCACAGAGTAACTGAGATTTTAGACCCCAACATGCTACACAATGATTTGGATGGTGGAAACTCCGAACTGATGCAAAGTTGTGTCCTCCCATTGGTTAAGGTGGCCCTCATGTGCTCCATGGCATCACCAAAAGACCGGTTAGGGATGGCACAAATTTCTACTGAACTACAGTCCATCAAGCAAGCATTCCTTGAGCTTTCCAGTGGAGGAAAAGTAGTGTGA